In Helianthus annuus cultivar XRQ/B chromosome 9, HanXRQr2.0-SUNRISE, whole genome shotgun sequence, the following are encoded in one genomic region:
- the LOC110874050 gene encoding putative germin-like protein 2-1, producing MARVFSPFVILAFVFFVSAVTSNGPLQDFCVADLKSPVLVNGYPCKNPSSVSANDFYFGGLHLMGNTSNPFGSKVTPVYVTQLPGLNTLGIALARVDFAPWGINPPHTHPRATEIMTVLEGSLEVGFITSNPENRHITRVLCKGDVFVFPVNLVHYQRNNGNTNAIAISALSSQNPGVNPIANVIFGAKPDIAPDILAKTFQTTEEDVRNLQEKF from the exons ATGGCTCGTGTTTTCAGCCCGTTTGTGATTCTAGCGTTTGTTTTCTTCGTGAGCGCGGTTACATCCAATGGCCCTCTTCAAGATTTTTGTGTCGCGGATTTAAAAAGTCCCG TTTTGGTAAACGGTTACCCTTGCAAAAACCCGAGTTCGGTTAGTGCCAATGACTTCTATTTTGGTGGGCTCCACCTGATGGGAAACACATCAAACCCATTTGGGTCGAAAGTGACCCCGGTTTACGTGACGCAGTTACCTGGGCTCAACACTTTAGGAATCGCATTGGCTCGTGTTGATTTCGCGCCATGGGGGATCAACCCGCCCCACACGCATCCTCGTGCTACGGAAATCATGACCGTTTTGGAAGGTAGTCTCGAGGTCGGGTTCATCACATCAAACCCCGAAAACCGACATATTACTCGAGTTTTGTGCAAAGGTGATGTTTTTGTGTTCCCAGTAAACCTTGTACATTACCAAAGAAACAATGGGAACACGAATGCGATCGCGATCTCAGCGTTGAGTAGCCAGAATCCCGGAGTGAACCCGATTGCGAATGTGATTTTTGGTGCGAAACCAGATATAGCGCCCGATATTCTTGCAAAGACATTTCAAACTACTGAAGAAGATGTACGCAACCTTCAAGAGAAGTTTTGA